In Chryseobacterium salivictor, the DNA window TTTCTGCCTGATTCGATTGAACCTGATTCACCAGTTCTCCTTTGCTGAAAATAGCGAACGTGGGTAAATTATCTACTTTTGCTAATTTTCTGCTTTCAGGTAATTTTTCTGCATCAACGTATAAAAAAGGAATGTCTTCATTTTCTGCCGCCAATTTTTTGAATTTAGGTTTCATAATCCGGCAGTTTCCACACCATGTCGCGCCGTATTGCACCACAACTTTATCGTTGTCTGCTACGATCTGCTGCAAAGTGTCATCTGCTAATTCTGTATACATAATTCTTTTTTTTTTAGTTTTTGTGAGACGCTAAATATTCTGCGGTAGAAGTTCTGTTTGCTTTCATTGCATCTTTTCCTTCTTCCCAGTTTGCAGGACAAACTTCACCGTGTTTTTGTACGTGAGTGTAAGCGTCGATTAATCTTAAAAATTCTTTCACGTTTCTTCCTAACGGCATATCGTTCAC includes these proteins:
- a CDS encoding thioredoxin family protein — encoded protein: MYTELADDTLQQIVADNDKVVVQYGATWCGNCRIMKPKFKKLAAENEDIPFLYVDAEKLPESRKLAKVDNLPTFAIFSKGELVNQVQSNQAESLINLFKELN